The Branchiostoma floridae strain S238N-H82 chromosome 1, Bfl_VNyyK, whole genome shotgun sequence sequence TTGTTTGGGCAGATGTGGTAAAATAATTAATTTCTGTCCCTCGTgggaaggatgggtcctggataCAACCCtgctagtactgtaaatgcagaaactttcgccgtggtttaatgtttgcggttttcgcggtggccgcttcaatgcaaaattaaaaaccaaaatgaacatttttccatggcagtaagagagtacagtgcatggtgctaccgcgaacttaaaaccaccgcaaaaagtcccttttccagctaccgcgaaattaaatccccgcaaacttaaatgcatttacagtaattgttatCCCTGACTGAACAAACTGATTGACAGCAGGTGATAATGGGACAACAACCACCATGACAGCTATATAAATCACTTGTGGTTTCTGTGAACTGTATGGGCTGAATAATAGAGCTGTCACAACCATATGTCATCATGGACCTCTTGTATTGTCTAGCAGGTCAATAACGCTCTTTGTTCCTAACATGACAAATGTGTGATAAAATGTGTGTCTTCGTTTGAAATATATGATGTGTgataaaatgtaaatttttgttTGCAACATGGTAAATGTGtgataaaatgtatatctttcTTTGTGACATGACAAATGTGtgataaaatgtatatctttcTTTGTGACGTTATAAATGTGTGATAAAATATATATCTTTCTCCACAATATGACAAACGTGtgataaaatgtatatcttCCTTCGTGACATGACCAATGTGtgataaaatgtatatctttcTTCGCAACATGACAAATGTGTGATAAACGTATATCTTTCTTTATGACATGACAAATGTGtgataaaatgtatatctttcTTTGTGACATGACAAATTTGtgataaaatgtatatttttcttcGTAACATGACAAATGTGtgataaaatgtatatctttcATTTTGACATGAACAACGTGTGATAAATGTATATCTTTCTTTGTGACATGACGAATGTATTATGTATGATAAAATCTATATATTTTTTCATGACATGACAAACGTGtgatgaaatgtaaaaaattccAAGTTCTATGAACCAATATCTTGTGCAAACATTGCTGTATCTAGTGAACCACAATGTATGGATATACAAGATAAACCAGTATGAGAAAATTGAGTATCCTGTCCACGTGTATGGGATGTCACCTGGCAAACAGTCGACCTGGCAAACAGTCCAACTGtataatccccaagcagatcctacgatgggatgagatagtatcataagctggccgAAGGAGTTTCGAAAATGCTATCTCCTAGTCCTAGGCCAGCTACACTCCTTCTGCCAGCCCATGACActcatacagtacatgtatctcaaaagatgttggtagcttgaggaatgggTCCAGTCTACTTGACACTATCTCACACTATCTCATTCAGTCATTGCACcaaaagatctgcttggagttggaGATTACAACTGTAGCCTTGTCTGTGCTTTCTACAACTGTAGCCTTGTCTGTGCTTTCTACAACTGTAGCCTTGTCTGTGCTTTCTACAACTGTAGCCTTGTCTGTGCTTtcaaaacatctgcttggagattacaactgTAGCCTTGTCTGTGCTTTGGCTGACCGCATGAAGTGGACGCAACTGGGTTCAATCAAGGCCTACAGCACAGGGCATTTGTGGTGTCTGTGATTGGAATGGCGATCATGTCCTGTTGGACCATTCATGGTTAGCCTGTGTCGCTATGTGCATTTCGGATAACGGATACCgtactggtaagtacatgacTGTGTACAAATGAAGCGAGATGACAAAGTGTAGGGAAATATTCTGCGCTGCTGTCATGTTTCGTCCAAAAGGGCCTAGTATGTTTTGTTTAGCGCCtgtcgctgtgtgtgtgtgtgtctgtctgtctctctcagTGTGAATCTTTGTGTCTGTCTTCTTGTGTGTCTACCTgtatgtgtgtctctgtgtgtgtctgtatgtttgtctgtgtgtctctctcaGTGTGAATCTTTGTGTCTGCCTTCCTGTGTGTCtacctgtatgtgtgtctgtgtgtgtgtctgtatgtttgtctgaGTGTCTGCCTGTATCTTGTCTGTGTaagtgtctgtctgtgtgtctacctgtgtatttgtgtgtgtggccttgtctgtgtctttgtgtctttgtgtctgtgtgtgtgtctgtatgtttgtctgaGTGTCTGCCTGTATCTTGTCTGTGTaagtgtctgtctgtgtgtctatctgtgtatTTAAGTGTGTGGCcttgtctgtgtctttgtgtctgtatgtctatgtgtgacagtctgtgtatctgtgtacAATTCCCAACACAGTATTGTACTGTATACACATCGCAGTATTCACCAAACATCCCCAGTGATACTACGGTACGTGTTATCTGTGCAACTGGAACATTCGTAAATAAGCAAGGGTAAGGGCTGAAGTCTGCCATCACTGATGGCTTGTTCCATATGCTTCTGTTGTCTTGGGTAAGCCCTGTGTGAACCACTGCATGTGTGTGGTACTGTCACCAGTCCAAACAACTTGGTGTATaatttctccaagcagaggttttcaGTGAAAATTTCACTCTGGCTGTTTTTCACGTGTTTTTGCGACACCGTTTAAATCGTGTCCACCAGCTAGCAGGACATATAAAACGGCACACAAAGcggaaagcccaataaaaatgcctaaaaacacgtcaaaaacggagtcgaacctctgcttggagagaaactTGGCGCCCTCCTATCTACAACTGCTGCCAGTTTCCTTATGTTCCGGAAACGTGTTTTCGTCTGCTATAAAAATCAGGACTCTCTGTTCGATCTGGTAAAAGTTGATCTGTGGGTCGCGCATATGCCGGAACTGTTACAGATGTTTATCTTTCCTTCCACAGAACCCTTTCCTGGTAAAGAAATCTCAAATTGGATCTGACTTTTGCAGGCCAGCGATGTCGAGTATGTGAGAGGAAGTCACAAGTACCGCACGGGATTgggacaaaaacaaaatcttgCGAAACGTGGGCATTTTGAACGACCGACCTGACAATTGTTTTAGCCTGAAGACGATGTGGTATTATTCACTATAAGGGTATGGTAAGGAAGGGAAGTGGCTTACCGATTTAAAGTCGATGACCATAGTGACCAGTGTGCCATCGTACTTCTGATTTTGATACGTGTGGCCgggacaaaaacaaaatcttgCGGGAAACGTGGGCATTGAACGAACGGTCTGACATATGTTTTAGTCTGAAGACGATGTGGTATTATTTACTAGAAGGGTATGTCAAGGAAGGGCTTACCGATTTAAAGTCGATGACCATAGTGACCAGCGTGCCATCGGACTTCTGAAACTCCAGTGTGATGATATCCTGGTCCGTATCAGCCATGATACTCTCCTGGGTCACATCCCCGCCACGGTTCCGTACGTTGACCACCAGCTGGGCGGTCCCTCCTCCTGCGCTCACCCACAGCAGCAGCACCACCAGCAGCACACAGCCAGGAGAAGAAGGGCTAACCATAGTTCGGGACCACAGAGACGCGTATCCGGCCGCTACATCCTCTCATCGCGACAAACAAAACTGCACTAGTGAGTCGGTGCCTCTAACGTTACTCCTGCGCTTGTTGACTCAACCCACTCGCAACTCTCGTGACCTTCTCGCGAACTGCCTCCAAGTCTCGCGAGGTTTCGGGGGCGTTCCGCCAGGCTCCGGACTCTCTCTGGACAAGCTGTTGCAACAGCGCCATACAGCGACGAAGAATCATAAAGACAGATAGACAACGTCTGACACTGAATATTGTAGTCTGtgtaatacccgcctcacattatatacgatcttcggacgtacttcgcgatcgcaggaaggtcggctgattttaagatcttaagatggtcttgcgtattttttgCCCAAAATCtcttcccctcacatataagcgagcctcttgcgatcgacggtgaataaatctatgataatgaacctcccatgacctcttgcgcgcggacaagggaacacaaaacgttcctcaaaaaaggcaagagatcaataaatgttgcttattttgttgtcggaatctttttaaccaatgaatggaatgcgcgggcataatagaaatgacacaagaaaggaaagtgtgtcacaaagccagcctacatactgccacaggggccacagcgttagaattaccctcacattcccagaaattcaatatttgtaaacagtaggaagtcgggtgaacgtcgcccaaatgtcgcccgactaacgggcgttcgccatccgatttgcgttcgatgattaataactatgtctgtgctcgcctatcggtcttcaatcgttggattgacgcaagactattgaccgatacccttgcgaggtacgcacgatttgcacgcacgatctgcgacacggtaacgagctctgcgatctcggagatctcctgcgacttgtcgcttgtgttaagaacatgtttcgctgcaccgcgaccgtcgtaagactcctgaaaattgccggcgatccctaaaaatcgcaagatgatcgtgagaacaccggacgtcttactcacgaaaatgtcatttagagctcgtaaactagtcttccgatcgaatcgcgcctaatgtgaggggggtattagagCGCTGCACGATCGCGCGATAGTGGAAAGGTGGCATAAACATGAAGAGCGGCTGTATCAAAAAGGCGCTGTGTGTCTCGTCCCCAACCTAGAGTGATTGTTACATTAGCTCTATATGGTGTAAAATCAGGAAATACCAACTCGTGATGTAAGCAGCCCAATCACCCTTGGTGGGTGCATGAAAACACCAGGGAAAGACGAAAGCAAAATCTTTGAAGTTTCCGTAAATACTTGAACGTAAGAATAATTTCACGTTGCGCAGGTTTTTAGCTGTgattaaagccccggtcacaagaatcgtacgattgactgcgatggaggttttatgcgcggcataagcgcagtacgtcgtaagtcgtggaagaatcggaagcaatggtttaaatatatgaagccgtggtcacaaggatcgtagtgcatcgtacgatgaggtcattagagcgtatttgcgtcaatcgcaggtaaatcatagtaaatcggggagcctcctatgacgaaaataggactgaaatggattttgaacatgttcaaaatttcgctatcgtcgtaagattttatttgcccccaaagcagacttcattacggcaatttttgtctactgatgaggttttagatttatgaatttttagcatgttgtgatggtttcagttttccctgatattgtagatattgacgaaaagggaaaatatgaCATCACTTTGAACGATTGCAATTCAATTTACCATGGCTAGGTGACGCTTTAGAGACATGAGAGGTGATGCTTCTTTGCAAATTGGAAGCCTTCAAGTTTTTGAAACCCTATCTCCTGTTTTAACTTATTTTGATGAGCTTTTAGGTAATTGCTTTAGGTATGCAAAATGACGTAATGACCTTAAATATTTCGGGTTTTTAAAGTGCTTTCGCATCTAGTTTTAGGTCTAACCGCCCCAAAGCGACTGATGCAATATTTTTAAGACAACGAAGACAAGTACAGCCAAACTTTGCCCTATACAACAATGCTAATGATAACACAAATCATGTATATCGTCACTTTTACAGTGCAGTGACGTCATAACCAGAAATAATCACCTCGGTTTTAATAACCTTGCATGAGCGACAGTTAAATGTCCAAGCTATTTGCCCCAcgttttttaatgtttgtttttttttagtttacgTTCCAAAGACGCCACTGTTTCTCGGGACTTGTGCATAGTCTATTTTCATCCAATTGAATTGTATTCAAAGCACGGTGATTTTTTTAGAATAACACAGAATGTTTTAAAACTGTCATCCTTAAAATATTCCTACAGTTTTTCAAGTCATAAAGAATATATTTAGGTTCAAATCAAGATCATGACGCTCTTTGTCGAAATGCTAAGATCTTCTTATATTGTTTGAGTAGTTTTCTGTCTTAATCTGACAAATTTGGTACTTTTCTATTCTATGTACTTAATTTAGGCTAACATGGTACTATGTCCTACAATGTGTGGTGGGACAGAAATCTAAGTTGAGAATACTGTTGCTTTGATTGGGCCAGACTGACTTAAATAGCTTCCTTAGGACACCCAAAAATGCGAGATGGTGAAAAACATGCTGCAACAACATGGTGCTAAATAACAAATGTAAACATTCAGTCCGATCTCTCCTAGGCTTAGTTTGTCTTATGGTCACCTCATTTGAGCCTGTAATGGGTAATCATCGCTATGGCGATAATACTTCTATTGTAATTTTTTGTTGACAAAGGGGGACAAGGGCCTCCATGGAGGGGTCCATTGGGTCACATGTGACAATGTATTAAGACCAGACCAAAATCAATACGTTCGCGAAATTCAAATATGAACTCAAGTCAGTGTCCTGTAAAGATAATGATCAATACATACAATAATAGAACAATAGAAATGGACATGCTAGTCTTCTTAAAGCATTCTAGGGATATTTAACAACACAAGATAATGGGCCTTTGATCAATTTCTTTTTGCAATTTAGTCATGTAACGTTTTAATCGCACATACTTTACAACTTTAAAACGGAATTGACTACTTTGAGGAATTCACCTGAAAAGACACACACAACTTATTGCAAACTTCCTACAGCTTCACTCTGGGCTGAAGCAAATGTCAAGTTACAATGTAAGTGGGCTAAAATGTCGTTTCTCAGGTTCAGAGGTCAGTCGTCTTCAGAGGCATCCCCGGCAGCGGCATCATCTCAGTGACAGCCCCGTCCTGTGGGTCTTTGGGACGGTTGCGAGTCTCGGCACTGCGAGTTGGGCTCCACGTCCAGTTGAACAAGGCGGCAGCTTTACTGACCGAAGTGTTGTCATCTCCCCAAGCACGGTGTACCTTCGaatttgtcatgtttttatcTTGATTAGTGTCAACGTCCTGACTATAAGGTCACTCTAATACATATTGACGATGGACAACATTGAAACGTCTCGTACCTTTCCCGGGGCGGCCCCATCTCTCTCCCTTCCGGTGGCACGATGTGGTTCAGGCAGCTCCGGACCCTTGACGTCATCATCACTGACACCATTGATTGGTTTCCTTATGCAAAGGATATCCCATCAGATATAGCTCAATAAAAGGAAAATAAATATATTTGTTACCAGGTGATTTAAACTTGATTCGAATTAGGGTGCACAAGGAAGCTAAAAAGCcaataatatatgatataatctTTCCCTACCATTATCCTTATGGCAATAGGTTCGATGTATCTAAAATTGATAAATAGCCAACTAAAAGTTTGCAAATGACgctaactactgtaaatgcatttaagttcgcgaggatgTAATTTCGCGGTATCAGGAAAAAGGAAttatcgcggtggttttaatttcgcggtagcaccatgcattgcaGTCTCTTACCGCCATGGAAAAtattcgctgtggttttaagttcgcggtgaagcggtcaccgcgaaCACCGCGAAAATTGAACCctcgcgaaagtttctgtacaGTTAGTTAATCAGCATTCTAGCGTTGGTTCTAAAACATTTATTACAATGCAGTAATTTTgcaatacttgatttcactaaagccttcgacaaagtcccacatagcagactcatatcaaaactggagtactatgGAAGTCAAGGTACTACTTTAAACTGGTTAAAGGCTTTCTtgacgaatagagagcaaatggtagtggtagaagggaaggcctcagctccaggtAAAGTAGCatcgggagttccgcaagggactattctgggaccattgctctccGTTGTCGATATGTCTTGTTCTGGAAAAATACGGTCTCAATTGCTAGGAGGTAGATTGGATTTGTATGATCAGTTAGGTTGATATTAGCTGatttttaatgtgaaattgTTGCGATTGGAAATTGAGGAATTAGATAGCTGTTGGGCTGGGGAAGAAGTGGTACGAATATTGGCTTAATATccgttttttcttatgttttggtTGGCttaatatccgttgtttcttaTGTTTTGGTTGGCTTAATATccgttttttcttatgttttggtTGGCTTAATATccgttttttcttatgtttttggTTGGGATAGTTTAATGGATATGAGGCAAGTTATTTTGGACACAGGAACGTTCTATATAGAATGAACAGGTGCTTGTCGTGGCTCCTGTTTTAGATGAAGGTGTAAATGTTGCTGGGGTAAAGGATAATTAACTTTATCAAGAAGCCTATGTTCCAGTAGcgtttgcatgtatgtgtgtatgttgatgaaacctcaaaatgattagattttggcctcCTAGCATTTTTCTACGGTGCTCCAGCGGAATTTCCAATTTT is a genomic window containing:
- the LOC118419622 gene encoding uncharacterized protein LOC118419622, with the protein product MENHMRKWKPINGVSDDDVKGPELPEPHRATGRERDGAAPGKVHRAWGDDNTSVSKAAALFNWTWSPTRSAETRNRPKDPQDGAVTEMMPLPGMPLKTTDL